The Apis cerana isolate GH-2021 linkage group LG12, AcerK_1.0, whole genome shotgun sequence genome window below encodes:
- the LOC108004202 gene encoding sodium/bile acid cotransporter 7-B isoform X1, with translation MQENYMQDIQPKKKQNELLYRYGYFLLMLLCMMLASVKPHFGKTNGILNGNVIIRYFAIPLTYLEAGLLCDPKTLYLTLSNGSLLIFTMTFIYILMPFLMRLGVCLLTYANVNVWLLKGMEVLYCMPPPFNTSFVLCRLAQADLSTSIVITLVSHFGGLFISPILLYFVLGASTPPLVGINIKETIYSTIIPLIIGIAIQIIILKYNICPKIKSSWFSQGLLLATAYHWFCDALLVDASSLQASDVLLCVLIVFFYVQACAGQLFVSCLCWILCSRWLPRNILLATLFTSTHKSVGLGSWILRGAYHGSAHGSAVNLPLSILPVAQLLLVYIETTSVKLCTNKFFQF, from the exons atgcaagaaaattatatgcaagatattcaaccaaaaaaaaaacaaaatgaacttttatatagatatggatattttttattaatgcttTTGTGTATGATGCTTGCTTCTGTTAAACCACATTTTGGTAAAACAAatg gtaTTCTGAATGGAAATGTTATCATTCGATATTTTGCTATTCCTTTAACATACTTAGAAGCAGGTTTATTGTGTGATCCAAAAACgctttatttaacattaagcAATGgttctcttttaatatttacaatgactttcatatatattttaatgcctTTTCTTATGAGACTTGGAGTATGTTTATTGACTTATGCCAATGTCAATGTGTGGTTATTAAAAGGAATGGAA GTACTTTATTGCATGCCACCTCCATTTAATACAAGTTTTGTATTATGTCGATTAGCACAAGCAGATTTATCAACAAGCATTGTGATTACTTTAGTATCTCATTTTGGAGGATTATTTATATctcctatattattatattttgtg TTAGGAGCATCTACACCACCTTTGGTTGGtataaacataaaagaaaCCATTTATAGTACTATTATACCACTAATTATTGGTATtgcaattcaaattattattttaaagtacaatatttgtccaaaaattaaatcatcttGGTTTTCTCAAGGATTATTATTAGCTACAGCATATCATTGGTTTTGTGATGCATTGTTAGTAGATGCATCATCTTTGCAAGCTTCTGATGTATTATTATGTGTATTAATTG tATTCTTTTATGTTCAAGCCTGTGCGGGACAACTATTTGTTAGCTGCTTATGTTGGATTTTGTGCTCTCGATGGTTACCTCGAAATATCTTACTAGCTACACTTTTTACAAGTACTCACAAATCAGTTGGTCTTGGTAGCTGGATTTTACGTGGTGCTTATCATGGTTCAGCTCATGGTTCAGCTGTAAATTTACCATTGTCAATATTACCAGTTGcacaattattattag tataTATTGAAACAACTAGTGTAAAATTATGCACGAATaagttttttcaattctaa
- the LOC108004201 gene encoding wee1-like protein kinase: protein MEVAQKLHFDACDIQDEELNISCRTNSSGCDVDDILDSSAEDLGCSPPLQPRKLSFSNTMDCSDSENNQSVPINNNKTPISNMTGTSRIRIPPRENICSQKISMACSPPYKRVRALRLFDSPATPKTLMEKSAMHTPFPSKCTRLFSLDKSRSCNYQNKSDKPTANVNPFTPNGMLLTARKRTRSKRSLNGSPDIQIPKFDLADSEDSDNEIEQATKRVALQDSNILRYHQEFHELGLIGTGEFGSVYKCINRLDGCTYAIKKSIKPVAGSINEKNALNEVYAHAVLGKHQHVVRYYSAWAEDNHMIIQNEYCNGGSLADAIINLEKEKKHFTEAEMRQLLLHVAEGLRYIHSMQLVHMDIKPGNIFISKEKRLLAVNYDSADDGFDEEETIEEEITYKIGDLGHVTSVNNPQVEEGDCRYLPTEILREDFSHLPKADIFAFGLTVYEAGGGGPLPKNGPEWHDIRNGNLKELSHYSRDLNELLKLMIHPNPEMRPSAICLIQHRVLCPFGNKTKAQLRRELNAEKLKNEILSKQLQEAAKCLKTIAPNVAAINNTMNAGGYKLRPTPTRTSSRAVGKKVNRSNSTTNF, encoded by the exons ATGGAAGTTGCACAAAAGTTGCATTTCGACGCATGCGATATTCAGGACGAGGAGCTAAACATTAGCTGTCGTACAAATAGCTCCGGTTGTGATGTTGACGATATTTTAGATTCTTCAGCAGAAGATCTTGGATGTTCACCCCCACTTCAACcaagaaaattatcatttagtaATACAATGGACTGTAGTGACAGTGAAAATAATCAATCTGTgccaattaataacaataagacGCCAATCAGTAACATGACAG gTACATCAAGAATTAGAATTCCACCTCGTGAAAATATATGttctcaaaaaatatcaatggcATGTAGTCCACCATATAAACGTGTTAGAGCTTTACGTTTATTTGATTCTCCTGCTACTCCAAAGACATTAATGGAAAAGAGTGCAATGCATACTCCATTTCCATCTAAATGTACcagattattttcattagacAAATCTAGATCatgtaattatcaaaataaatctgACAAACCTACTGCTAATGTAAATCCTTTTACACCAAATGGAATGTTGTTAACTGCAAGAAAACGCACTAGATCTAAACGTAGTCTTAATgg aTCTCCAGATATTCAAATACCAAAATTCGATCTCGCCGATTCCGAAGATTCTGATAACGAAATAGAACAAGCTACAAAACGTGTTGCATTGCaagattcgaatattttacgatatcaTCAAGAGTTCCATGAACTTGGTTTAATTGGAACAGGTGAATTTGGTTCagtttataaatgtattaaccGATTAGATGGATGCACTTatgctattaaaaaaagtattaaaccAGTTGCTGGaagtattaatgaaaaaaatgccTTAAATGAAGTATATGCACATGCTGTACTTGGTAAACATCAACACGTTGTGAGATATTATTCTGCATGGGCAGAAGATAATCATAtgataattcaaaatgaatattgtaaTGGCGGCAGTTTAGCAGATGCAATTATCAActtagaaaaggaaaaaaaacatttcactGAAGCAGAAATGCGACAATTGTTGTTACATGTTGCTGAAGGTTTAAGATATATTCACAGTATGCAATTAGTACACATGGATATTAAACCtggaaacatatttatttccaaagaAAAGAGGTTACTCGCAGTTAATTATGATTCAGCTGATGATGGTTTCGACGAAGAGGAAActatcgaagaagaaattacttataaaatagGAGATTTGGGTCATGTTACGTCTGTTAATAATCCTCAAGTTGAAGAAGGAGATTGTAGATATTTGCCAACAGAAATTTTACGCGAAGACTTTAGTCATTTACCAAAAGCTGATATTTTTGCTTTTGGATTAACTGTTTATGAAGCAGGTGGTGGAGGTCCACTACCTAAAAATGGACCAGAATGGCATGATattagaaatggaaatttaaagGAATTATCCCATTATAGTCGTGATCTTAATGAATTACTTAAA ttAATGATTCATCCAAATCCTGAAATGAGACCATCAGCAATTTGTCTTATACAGCACAGAGTATTGTGCCCATttggaaataaaacaaaagcaCAACTTCGACGGGAACTGAatgcagaaaaattaaaaaatgaaattttgtcaaaGCAACTGCAAGAAGCGGCTAAATGTCTAAAAACTATTGCTCCAAATGTAGCGgctattaataatacaatgaaTGCAGGAGGCTACAAACTAAGACCTACACCAACTAGAACATCGTCTCGAGCAGTGGGTAAAAAGGTCAATAGAAGCAATAGCACTACAAACTTTTGA
- the LOC108004202 gene encoding sodium/bile acid cotransporter 7-A isoform X2, with the protein MQENYMQDIQPKKKQNELLYRYGYFLLMLLCMMLASVKPHFGILNGNVIIRYFAIPLTYLEAGLLCDPKTLYLTLSNGSLLIFTMTFIYILMPFLMRLGVCLLTYANVNVWLLKGMEVLYCMPPPFNTSFVLCRLAQADLSTSIVITLVSHFGGLFISPILLYFVLGASTPPLVGINIKETIYSTIIPLIIGIAIQIIILKYNICPKIKSSWFSQGLLLATAYHWFCDALLVDASSLQASDVLLCVLIVFFYVQACAGQLFVSCLCWILCSRWLPRNILLATLFTSTHKSVGLGSWILRGAYHGSAHGSAVNLPLSILPVAQLLLVYIETTSVKLCTNKFFQF; encoded by the exons atgcaagaaaattatatgcaagatattcaaccaaaaaaaaaacaaaatgaacttttatatagatatggatattttttattaatgcttTTGTGTATGATGCTTGCTTCTGTTAAACCACATTTTG gtaTTCTGAATGGAAATGTTATCATTCGATATTTTGCTATTCCTTTAACATACTTAGAAGCAGGTTTATTGTGTGATCCAAAAACgctttatttaacattaagcAATGgttctcttttaatatttacaatgactttcatatatattttaatgcctTTTCTTATGAGACTTGGAGTATGTTTATTGACTTATGCCAATGTCAATGTGTGGTTATTAAAAGGAATGGAA GTACTTTATTGCATGCCACCTCCATTTAATACAAGTTTTGTATTATGTCGATTAGCACAAGCAGATTTATCAACAAGCATTGTGATTACTTTAGTATCTCATTTTGGAGGATTATTTATATctcctatattattatattttgtg TTAGGAGCATCTACACCACCTTTGGTTGGtataaacataaaagaaaCCATTTATAGTACTATTATACCACTAATTATTGGTATtgcaattcaaattattattttaaagtacaatatttgtccaaaaattaaatcatcttGGTTTTCTCAAGGATTATTATTAGCTACAGCATATCATTGGTTTTGTGATGCATTGTTAGTAGATGCATCATCTTTGCAAGCTTCTGATGTATTATTATGTGTATTAATTG tATTCTTTTATGTTCAAGCCTGTGCGGGACAACTATTTGTTAGCTGCTTATGTTGGATTTTGTGCTCTCGATGGTTACCTCGAAATATCTTACTAGCTACACTTTTTACAAGTACTCACAAATCAGTTGGTCTTGGTAGCTGGATTTTACGTGGTGCTTATCATGGTTCAGCTCATGGTTCAGCTGTAAATTTACCATTGTCAATATTACCAGTTGcacaattattattag tataTATTGAAACAACTAGTGTAAAATTATGCACGAATaagttttttcaattctaa
- the LOC108004202 gene encoding sodium/bile acid cotransporter 7 isoform X4, with protein sequence MQENYMQDIQPKKKQNELLYRYGYFLLMLLCMMLASVKPHFGKTNGILNGNVIIRYFAIPLTYLEAGLLCDPKTLYLTLSNGSLLIFTMTFIYILMPFLMRLGVCLLTYANVNVWLLKGMEVLYCMPPPFNTSFVLCRLAQADLSTSIVITLVSHFGGLFISPILLYFVLGASTPPLVGINIKETIYSTIIPLIIGIAIQIIILKYNICPKIKSSWFSQGLLLATAYHWFCDALLVDASSLQASDVLLCVLIACAGQLFVSCLCWILCSRWLPRNILLATLFTSTHKSVGLGSWILRGAYHGSAHGSAVNLPLSILPVAQLLLGSLLAGWLSP encoded by the exons atgcaagaaaattatatgcaagatattcaaccaaaaaaaaaacaaaatgaacttttatatagatatggatattttttattaatgcttTTGTGTATGATGCTTGCTTCTGTTAAACCACATTTTGGTAAAACAAatg gtaTTCTGAATGGAAATGTTATCATTCGATATTTTGCTATTCCTTTAACATACTTAGAAGCAGGTTTATTGTGTGATCCAAAAACgctttatttaacattaagcAATGgttctcttttaatatttacaatgactttcatatatattttaatgcctTTTCTTATGAGACTTGGAGTATGTTTATTGACTTATGCCAATGTCAATGTGTGGTTATTAAAAGGAATGGAA GTACTTTATTGCATGCCACCTCCATTTAATACAAGTTTTGTATTATGTCGATTAGCACAAGCAGATTTATCAACAAGCATTGTGATTACTTTAGTATCTCATTTTGGAGGATTATTTATATctcctatattattatattttgtg TTAGGAGCATCTACACCACCTTTGGTTGGtataaacataaaagaaaCCATTTATAGTACTATTATACCACTAATTATTGGTATtgcaattcaaattattattttaaagtacaatatttgtccaaaaattaaatcatcttGGTTTTCTCAAGGATTATTATTAGCTACAGCATATCATTGGTTTTGTGATGCATTGTTAGTAGATGCATCATCTTTGCAAGCTTCTGATGTATTATTATGTGTATTAATTG CCTGTGCGGGACAACTATTTGTTAGCTGCTTATGTTGGATTTTGTGCTCTCGATGGTTACCTCGAAATATCTTACTAGCTACACTTTTTACAAGTACTCACAAATCAGTTGGTCTTGGTAGCTGGATTTTACGTGGTGCTTATCATGGTTCAGCTCATGGTTCAGCTGTAAATTTACCATTGTCAATATTACCAGTTGcacaattattattaggtAGTTTACTAGCTGGTTGGTTGTCtccataa
- the LOC108004203 gene encoding prenylated Rab acceptor protein 1 — translation MANVEIDIVGDMQIPQQKQKSSTGFEFLQIPQLPLNNIGYPQAHEWIEHRKANIRSWSLFLNTSNIRPAPSLPRLSKRIVRNIEYFQSNYLFVFIGLVIYCLITSPLLLLAVVASLGTCYKVSQRHAKQELMIFNHKLTLVQVYTLVGICSLPIFYLVGAGAALFWVLGVSWFLITLHAAFYNIDSVLCPGEDELNSLVMQEV, via the exons ATGGCAAACGTAGAAATCGACATCGTAGGTGATATGCAAATACcacaacaaaaacaaaaatctagCACTGG gtttGAATTCTTACAGATACCACAACTTCCACTTAATAACATAGGATATCCTCAAGCTCATGAATGGATTGAACATAGAAAAGCAAATATTAGATCATGGTCTTTGTTTCTTAATACAAGCAATATAAGACCTGCTCCTAGTTTACCAAGATTGAGTAAAAGAATTgttagaaatattgaatatttccaaagcaattatttatttgtatttattggaTTAGTTATATATTGCTT gATTACATCACCATTGTTGCTACTTGCTGTTGTTGCATCTCTTGGTACTTGTTACAAAGTTTCACAGCGTCATGCTAAACAAGaacttatgatatttaatcataaattaacattAGTTCAAGTTTATACTTTGGTAGGAATTTGTTCATtgccaattttttatttggttgGTGCTGGTGCAGCTCTATTTTGGGTTCttg GTGTATCCTggtttttaataactttacaTGCAGCATTCTATAATATAGACTCTGTATTATGTCCAGGAGAAGATGAACTCAATTCTTTAGTTATGCAAGAAGTATGA
- the LOC108004202 gene encoding sodium/bile acid cotransporter 7 isoform X3, giving the protein MQENYMQDIQPKKKQNELLYRYGYFLLMLLCMMLASVKPHFGKTNGILNGNVIIRYFAIPLTYLEAGLLCDPKTLYLTLSNGSLLIFTMTFIYILMPFLMRLGVCLLTYANVNVWLLKGMEVLYCMPPPFNTSFVLCRLAQADLSTSIVITLVSHFGGLFISPILLYFVLGASTPPLVGINIKETIYSTIIPLIIGIAIQIIILKYNICPKIKSSWFSQGLLLATAYHWFCDALLVDASSLQASDVLLCVLIACAGQLFVSCLCWILCSRWLPRNILLATLFTSTHKSVGLGSWILRGAYHGSAHGSAVNLPLSILPVAQLLLVYIETTSVKLCTNKFFQF; this is encoded by the exons atgcaagaaaattatatgcaagatattcaaccaaaaaaaaaacaaaatgaacttttatatagatatggatattttttattaatgcttTTGTGTATGATGCTTGCTTCTGTTAAACCACATTTTGGTAAAACAAatg gtaTTCTGAATGGAAATGTTATCATTCGATATTTTGCTATTCCTTTAACATACTTAGAAGCAGGTTTATTGTGTGATCCAAAAACgctttatttaacattaagcAATGgttctcttttaatatttacaatgactttcatatatattttaatgcctTTTCTTATGAGACTTGGAGTATGTTTATTGACTTATGCCAATGTCAATGTGTGGTTATTAAAAGGAATGGAA GTACTTTATTGCATGCCACCTCCATTTAATACAAGTTTTGTATTATGTCGATTAGCACAAGCAGATTTATCAACAAGCATTGTGATTACTTTAGTATCTCATTTTGGAGGATTATTTATATctcctatattattatattttgtg TTAGGAGCATCTACACCACCTTTGGTTGGtataaacataaaagaaaCCATTTATAGTACTATTATACCACTAATTATTGGTATtgcaattcaaattattattttaaagtacaatatttgtccaaaaattaaatcatcttGGTTTTCTCAAGGATTATTATTAGCTACAGCATATCATTGGTTTTGTGATGCATTGTTAGTAGATGCATCATCTTTGCAAGCTTCTGATGTATTATTATGTGTATTAATTG CCTGTGCGGGACAACTATTTGTTAGCTGCTTATGTTGGATTTTGTGCTCTCGATGGTTACCTCGAAATATCTTACTAGCTACACTTTTTACAAGTACTCACAAATCAGTTGGTCTTGGTAGCTGGATTTTACGTGGTGCTTATCATGGTTCAGCTCATGGTTCAGCTGTAAATTTACCATTGTCAATATTACCAGTTGcacaattattattag tataTATTGAAACAACTAGTGTAAAATTATGCACGAATaagttttttcaattctaa